From the genome of Streptomyces sp. NBC_00659, one region includes:
- a CDS encoding GPW/gp25 family protein: MSDRFIGRGWAFPLRVGPTGGIGMVEREREIEEAIRLVLGTAPGERPMRPEFGCGIHDYVFAPGDGATAGLVAQQVREALERWEPRIAVDDVVVAYDAVEAGTLYIDVRYTMRSTNDRRNLVFPFYTIPSEEGAEELVAD, translated from the coding sequence ATGAGCGACCGGTTCATCGGCCGGGGCTGGGCGTTCCCGCTGCGGGTCGGGCCGACCGGCGGGATCGGCATGGTCGAACGGGAGCGGGAGATCGAGGAGGCGATCCGCCTGGTACTCGGCACCGCACCCGGCGAGCGCCCCATGCGCCCCGAGTTCGGCTGCGGCATCCACGACTACGTCTTCGCCCCCGGCGACGGCGCCACCGCCGGACTCGTCGCACAGCAGGTGCGCGAGGCCCTGGAACGGTGGGAGCCGCGCATCGCGGTGGACGACGTGGTGGTCGCCTACGACGCCGTCGAGGCCGGAACCCTCTACATCGACGTGCGCTACACCATGCGTTCCACCAACGACCGGCGCAACCTGGTCTTTCCCTTCTACACGATCCCCTCCGAGGAGGGGGCCGAGGAATTGGTCGCCGACTGA
- a CDS encoding putative baseplate assembly protein, with translation MALPSPNLDDRRFQQLVDEAKRYVQQRAPEWTDHNVSDPGVTLIETFAYLVDQLLYRLNRVPDKNYTAFLDLLGIRLFPPAAAVAEVDFWLSAPQPDTVTLTPGTEVTTAGGESDEAVVFTTVDELRIVPSELIRLVTAPRTGEQTDRTRTLAEAGDVRCFQPAPEPGDALLFGLPTAVPRCVVAVQLDSRTEGVGVDPRQPPLVWEAWAGGGWQVCETGEDTTGGLNRPGEVIVYIPAAHTASVIGGTRAGWLRCRVTEPEPGQPFYSESPTVREAAVFTVGGTMSVEHAETETDVPLGTSEGVSGQTFRLARPPVLLDGEPPVVEVSSEEGWQRWEVVEHFGRSGPADRHVRADATTGEFSFPPVLREPDGTLRQCGAVPPKGAQIRVARYRTGGGPAGNVARGAISVLRSSVPYVARVVNREAALGGVAGETIDNAKLRAPDALRMQERAVTAEDYEIISRQAAPSVRRVRCLPAAEGAGAVRVLVVPDAVADEGDDRLRFEQLIPSDQVLEAITASLDERRLIGTRLVVEPPAYQGVTVVARLAAAPGDTDRVRDAALAALFRHLNPLHGGPDSTGWPFGRPVQYGDVFGVLQRATGNALVEEILLFAADPITGRRGAPTDRIDVAAGALVFSYQHQVVVTAVEPGAGTGIRG, from the coding sequence ATGGCCCTGCCCTCCCCCAACCTGGACGACCGGCGGTTCCAGCAACTCGTCGACGAGGCGAAGCGGTACGTGCAGCAGCGCGCCCCGGAGTGGACCGACCACAACGTCTCCGACCCGGGCGTCACCCTGATCGAGACGTTCGCCTACCTCGTGGACCAGTTGCTGTACCGGCTGAACCGGGTCCCGGACAAGAACTACACCGCGTTCCTCGACCTGTTGGGCATCCGCCTGTTCCCGCCCGCGGCGGCCGTGGCCGAGGTCGACTTCTGGCTGTCGGCGCCGCAGCCCGACACGGTGACGCTGACCCCGGGCACCGAGGTGACCACCGCGGGCGGCGAGAGCGACGAGGCCGTGGTGTTCACGACCGTGGACGAACTGCGCATCGTGCCAAGCGAGTTGATACGGCTGGTGACCGCGCCCCGGACCGGCGAGCAGACCGACCGGACCAGGACGCTCGCCGAGGCCGGCGACGTACGGTGCTTCCAGCCGGCACCGGAGCCGGGCGACGCGCTGCTGTTCGGCCTGCCGACGGCCGTACCGCGCTGCGTGGTCGCCGTACAGCTGGACAGCCGCACGGAGGGCGTCGGCGTGGACCCGCGCCAGCCCCCGCTGGTGTGGGAGGCGTGGGCCGGCGGCGGCTGGCAGGTGTGCGAGACCGGTGAGGACACCACCGGCGGCCTGAACCGGCCCGGCGAGGTCATCGTGTACATACCGGCCGCGCACACGGCGTCGGTGATCGGCGGGACCCGGGCCGGCTGGCTGCGCTGCCGCGTCACCGAGCCGGAACCGGGCCAGCCGTTCTACTCGGAGTCCCCGACGGTGCGCGAGGCGGCGGTGTTCACCGTGGGCGGCACCATGTCCGTCGAGCATGCCGAGACCGAGACCGACGTACCGCTCGGCACCTCGGAGGGGGTTTCCGGGCAGACCTTCCGGCTCGCCCGCCCGCCGGTCCTCCTCGACGGCGAGCCCCCCGTGGTGGAGGTGTCCTCGGAGGAGGGCTGGCAGCGCTGGGAGGTGGTGGAGCACTTCGGCCGCTCCGGCCCCGCCGACCGGCACGTCCGCGCCGACGCCACCACCGGCGAGTTCAGCTTCCCGCCGGTGCTGCGCGAGCCGGACGGCACGCTACGGCAGTGCGGTGCCGTGCCGCCCAAGGGCGCCCAGATACGGGTGGCCCGCTACCGCACCGGCGGCGGACCGGCCGGCAACGTCGCCCGCGGAGCGATCTCCGTGCTGCGCAGCTCCGTTCCCTACGTCGCCCGGGTCGTCAACCGGGAGGCGGCGCTCGGCGGTGTCGCCGGCGAGACCATCGACAACGCCAAGCTGCGGGCACCGGACGCGCTGCGGATGCAGGAACGCGCGGTGACCGCCGAGGACTACGAGATCATCAGCCGCCAGGCGGCACCCTCGGTGCGCCGGGTCCGCTGTCTGCCCGCGGCGGAGGGCGCGGGCGCGGTACGGGTCCTGGTGGTGCCGGACGCGGTGGCCGACGAGGGCGACGACCGGCTCCGCTTCGAGCAGTTGATCCCCTCCGACCAGGTGCTCGAAGCGATCACCGCGAGCCTCGACGAACGGCGCCTGATCGGCACCCGCCTCGTCGTGGAACCGCCGGCCTACCAGGGCGTCACCGTGGTGGCCCGGCTCGCGGCGGCGCCGGGCGACACCGACCGGGTGCGCGACGCGGCGCTCGCCGCGCTGTTCCGGCACCTCAACCCGCTGCACGGTGGTCCGGACAGCACCGGGTGGCCCTTCGGGCGGCCGGTGCAGTACGGCGACGTGTTCGGCGTGCTGCAACGCGCCACCGGCAACGCGCTGGTGGAGGAGATCCTGCTGTTCGCCGCCGACCCGATCACCGGGCGGCGCGGAGCACCGACGGACCGCATCGACGTGGCCGCGGGCGCGCTGGTCTTCTCCTACCAGCACCAGGTGGTCGTCACGGCGGTCGAGCCGGGTGCAGGGACAGGGATCCGGGGATGA
- a CDS encoding phage tail protein, whose protein sequence is MSRAAVPGLPSQYPIGGQLPALYADDDFAQRFTAGLDTVLAPVFATLDNLPAYLDPRVAPTDFLTWLASWVGAADHPQWPVELRREAVLRAVELHRWRGTRRGLVEGLRLALGVHAEVSGDGGAAWSSTAGTDLPPEPAAETLVRVWPGREARVDERRVHEVVRAMCPVHTVCRVEILPGPPTDEGR, encoded by the coding sequence ATGAGCCGCGCCGCCGTACCCGGCCTGCCCAGCCAGTACCCGATCGGCGGGCAACTGCCCGCCCTGTACGCCGACGACGACTTCGCGCAGCGGTTCACGGCCGGCCTCGACACCGTCCTCGCCCCGGTGTTCGCGACCCTCGACAACCTGCCCGCCTACCTCGACCCCCGGGTGGCTCCGACCGACTTCCTGACCTGGCTGGCGTCATGGGTGGGCGCCGCCGACCACCCGCAGTGGCCGGTGGAGCTGCGCCGCGAGGCAGTCCTCCGCGCGGTGGAGCTGCACCGGTGGCGCGGCACCAGGCGCGGCCTGGTCGAGGGACTGCGGCTCGCCCTCGGCGTGCACGCCGAGGTGAGCGGGGACGGCGGCGCGGCGTGGTCGAGCACCGCCGGTACCGACCTGCCGCCCGAGCCCGCCGCCGAGACCCTGGTCCGGGTGTGGCCGGGCCGCGAGGCACGGGTGGACGAGCGCCGGGTCCACGAGGTCGTCCGGGCCATGTGCCCGGTGCACACCGTCTGCCGGGTGGAGATCCTGCCCGGCCCGCCCACCGACGAAGGGAGGTGA
- a CDS encoding zinc ribbon domain-containing protein, with translation MAGAPCPSCGTPNPPGRRFCRRCATALNPAAKPEPLPWWRTVWPFRRRVRAGSGRAVRLLVILAVVVALCAGALLLLPAGRALFEDTRDKLGKPKPVTPVGIRASAEVPGHPAKNTTDGLSNSYWGAPAPGASVTYTFGKPFRMVDLLITNGPSKNPEDYHGQARALRMDLEVTTADGERQNKQLTLSDRPGDQTIPTGISDVKTVRLTLRSPVGLTSGRRLALAEVEFFQRS, from the coding sequence GTGGCAGGCGCCCCCTGCCCCTCCTGCGGCACCCCCAACCCGCCCGGCCGCCGGTTCTGCCGGCGTTGCGCGACCGCGCTGAACCCCGCCGCGAAGCCCGAACCGCTGCCGTGGTGGCGGACCGTGTGGCCGTTCCGCCGTCGGGTGCGGGCGGGTTCGGGCAGGGCGGTGCGGCTCCTGGTGATCCTGGCCGTGGTGGTGGCGCTGTGCGCCGGAGCTCTCCTGCTGCTCCCGGCCGGACGTGCCCTGTTCGAGGACACCCGGGACAAACTGGGCAAGCCCAAGCCCGTGACCCCGGTGGGGATCAGGGCGAGTGCCGAGGTCCCCGGGCACCCGGCGAAGAACACCACGGACGGACTGAGCAACAGCTACTGGGGCGCGCCCGCGCCCGGCGCCTCGGTGACCTACACCTTCGGCAAGCCGTTCCGGATGGTCGACCTCCTCATCACCAACGGCCCGTCCAAGAACCCGGAGGACTACCACGGCCAGGCACGCGCACTCCGAATGGACCTGGAGGTGACGACGGCGGACGGCGAGCGGCAGAACAAGCAGCTCACCCTCAGCGACAGACCGGGCGACCAGACGATCCCCACCGGGATCAGCGACGTGAAGACGGTACGCCTGACCCTGCGCTCGCCCGTCGGCCTGACTTCGGGCCGCCGACTGGCCCTTGCGGAGGTGGAGTTCTTCCAGCGAAGCTGA
- a CDS encoding CopG family transcriptional regulator — protein MSMKRTNVYADPEDLAIIKEAAKRRGISEAEIIRQGIHLAAMANRVWDEPLFSRTFEGPGRTPSKAEVRDTVADAVRREVGSGSGTAA, from the coding sequence ATGTCTATGAAGCGCACCAACGTCTACGCCGACCCGGAAGATCTGGCGATCATCAAAGAGGCCGCCAAGCGTCGCGGGATAAGCGAGGCCGAGATCATCCGCCAGGGGATCCATCTCGCGGCGATGGCGAACCGTGTCTGGGACGAGCCGCTGTTCTCACGGACCTTCGAGGGGCCGGGCCGTACGCCGTCCAAGGCCGAGGTCCGTGACACGGTCGCAGACGCCGTGCGACGTGAGGTGGGGTCCGGCTCCGGAACCGCCGCGTGA
- a CDS encoding PIN domain-containing protein, with translation MIIVIADTSGLLAALDSAHPEHRGANEAIMAAGLLIMSPLLLAELDHVATRELGREAALSAVDDLRRWMSRGRVVMPEITEEHLGAAQSVRARYGALDLDLADAVNVALAADYDTDAILTLDRRDFRAVRPLGRHKEFRVLPDDLPL, from the coding sequence GTGATCATCGTCATTGCGGATACGTCCGGCCTCCTGGCCGCCCTCGACTCGGCTCACCCGGAGCACCGGGGGGCGAACGAGGCGATCATGGCTGCCGGACTCCTGATCATGTCGCCGCTTCTGCTGGCCGAACTCGATCACGTCGCCACACGCGAACTCGGCCGCGAGGCCGCCCTGAGCGCGGTCGACGACCTCCGGCGCTGGATGAGCCGGGGGCGCGTCGTCATGCCGGAGATCACGGAGGAGCACCTGGGCGCCGCCCAGTCGGTCCGCGCCCGCTATGGCGCGTTGGACCTCGATCTCGCCGACGCGGTGAATGTGGCGCTCGCCGCCGACTACGACACCGACGCGATCCTCACCCTCGACCGACGGGACTTCCGGGCTGTCCGACCGTTGGGCCGCCACAAGGAATTCAGGGTCCTGCCCGACGACCTCCCGCTCTGA
- a CDS encoding SDR family oxidoreductase, translating into MERILVIGGARALGAAVARRAAKDGYEVVVGARDLAAADVLAREIGATAVRVDLQDESTLAAAAERLKDGIDHIVTTGSAPHDVRATELDRDKLLAAFTAKVVGPMLVAKNFASVLRPTGSMVLFSGVVGWRPGPGSLVKGVTNGAVEYAARHLAADLAPVRVNAVSPGVVDSGAWDRLGDNKTGLLSRSAAGTFVGRHGETDDVVDTVMWLLRAGFVSGETIHIEGGARHKSV; encoded by the coding sequence ATGGAACGGATCCTGGTCATCGGTGGCGCACGGGCGCTCGGTGCGGCCGTCGCGAGGCGTGCGGCGAAGGACGGGTACGAGGTGGTTGTCGGTGCCCGCGACCTGGCTGCGGCCGACGTGCTGGCGCGCGAGATCGGCGCCACGGCGGTGCGGGTCGATCTGCAGGACGAGTCGACGCTCGCGGCCGCGGCGGAACGGCTGAAGGACGGAATCGACCACATCGTGACGACCGGTTCGGCGCCGCACGACGTTCGCGCGACCGAGCTGGATCGCGACAAGCTGCTGGCCGCGTTCACGGCGAAGGTGGTCGGCCCGATGCTGGTGGCCAAGAACTTCGCGTCGGTCCTGCGGCCGACCGGGTCGATGGTGCTGTTCTCCGGTGTTGTCGGCTGGCGCCCTGGGCCGGGATCACTCGTCAAGGGGGTCACGAACGGTGCGGTCGAGTACGCCGCGCGCCACCTGGCGGCGGATCTGGCGCCGGTACGGGTCAATGCCGTCTCGCCCGGGGTCGTGGACTCGGGCGCATGGGACCGCCTTGGTGACAACAAGACCGGCTTGTTGAGCAGGAGCGCGGCCGGAACCTTCGTCGGACGCCACGGCGAGACCGACGACGTCGTCGACACGGTGATGTGGCTCCTCCGCGCGGGTTTCGTCTCCGGCGAGACGATCCACATCGAGGGCGGCGCCCGCCACAAATCCGTCTGA
- a CDS encoding winged helix-turn-helix transcriptional regulator — MGKAYNVMAATCPSRTVLHRIGARWTVFVVNALDDGPHRFTELKGHIQGITPKVLTETLRSLEADGLISRHEYDENPPRVEYALTPLGRSLLIPLRAVRLWAEEHVPDIEAARARRPIL; from the coding sequence ATGGGCAAGGCGTACAACGTGATGGCGGCGACCTGCCCGAGCCGCACGGTGCTGCACCGTATCGGCGCCCGCTGGACGGTGTTCGTCGTCAACGCCCTCGACGATGGACCTCACCGCTTCACCGAACTGAAGGGGCACATCCAGGGCATCACCCCGAAGGTCCTGACCGAGACCCTGCGCTCCCTGGAAGCCGACGGTCTGATCAGCCGCCACGAGTACGACGAGAACCCGCCCCGCGTCGAGTACGCCCTGACACCCCTGGGCCGCTCTCTGCTCATCCCGCTCCGCGCCGTACGACTCTGGGCCGAAGAGCATGTCCCGGACATCGAGGCGGCCCGAGCCCGCCGGCCGATTCTCTGA
- the dcd gene encoding dCTP deaminase, whose translation MLLSDKDIRAEIDAGRVRIDPYDESMVQPSSIDVRLDRYFRVFENHRYPHIDPAVEQADLTRLVEPEGDEPFILHPGEFVLASTYEVISLPDDLASRLEGKSSLGRLGLVTHSTAGFIDPGFSGHVTLELSNLATLPIKLWPGMKIGQLCMFRLSSPAEFAYGSDRYGSRYQGQRGPTASRSFLNFHRTQV comes from the coding sequence GTGCTTCTCTCAGACAAGGACATCCGGGCCGAGATCGACGCCGGGCGGGTCCGGATCGATCCCTACGACGAATCCATGGTGCAGCCGTCGAGCATCGACGTGCGGCTCGACCGCTACTTCCGGGTGTTCGAGAATCACCGCTACCCCCACATCGACCCCGCGGTCGAGCAGGCGGATCTCACGCGGCTCGTCGAGCCCGAGGGCGACGAGCCGTTCATCCTCCACCCCGGAGAGTTCGTGCTCGCCAGCACGTACGAGGTCATCTCGCTGCCCGACGACCTCGCGTCACGGCTTGAGGGCAAGAGCTCGCTGGGACGGCTGGGTCTGGTCACCCACTCCACCGCCGGGTTCATCGACCCCGGGTTCTCCGGGCACGTCACCCTCGAGCTGTCCAACCTCGCGACCCTGCCGATCAAACTGTGGCCGGGGATGAAGATCGGGCAGCTGTGCATGTTCCGGCTCAGCTCGCCGGCCGAGTTCGCGTACGGCAGCGACCGGTACGGCTCCCGTTACCAGGGCCAGCGCGGACCGACGGCCTCGCGGTCCTTCCTGAACTTCCACCGCACCCAGGTCTGA
- a CDS encoding phosphoribosyltransferase, translated as MSPVRENLTYEGFGVAVRELAQTIADDGYEPDIVLSIARGGVFVAGGLAYALDCKNIHLVNVEFYTGVGTTLEMPVMLAPVPNAIDFSDKKVLITDDVADTGKTLKLVHDFCVGEVAEVRSAVIYEKTQSLVKCEYVWKRTDEWINFPWSVLPPVHRSGRVAKPNREAL; from the coding sequence ATGTCTCCCGTGCGTGAGAACCTCACCTACGAAGGGTTCGGCGTCGCCGTACGCGAACTCGCCCAGACCATCGCCGACGACGGGTACGAGCCGGACATCGTGCTCTCCATCGCCCGGGGCGGCGTCTTCGTCGCGGGCGGGCTCGCCTACGCCCTCGACTGCAAGAACATCCACCTGGTGAACGTCGAGTTCTACACCGGGGTGGGGACGACGCTGGAGATGCCGGTCATGCTGGCCCCCGTCCCCAACGCGATCGACTTCTCCGACAAGAAGGTCCTGATCACCGACGACGTCGCCGACACGGGCAAGACACTCAAGCTCGTGCACGACTTCTGCGTCGGCGAGGTCGCCGAGGTCCGCAGCGCCGTGATCTACGAGAAGACCCAGTCGCTCGTGAAGTGCGAGTACGTCTGGAAGCGGACCGACGAGTGGATCAACTTCCCTTGGAGTGTTTTGCCTCCAGTACATAGGTCGGGAAGAGTGGCCAAGCCGAACAGAGAGGCCTTGTAG
- a CDS encoding GNAT family N-acetyltransferase codes for MRSRTGQGRGPCLLSFREEAASWLSRLGSDQWSRPYPADRLLATIEAGTVFMVRDGEAPAATITLTSEAEDGLWSDDELNEPSMFVNKLTVSREHAGQDIGGRLLDWAGDRAYRSAAKWLRLDAWTANDALQRYYLRHRFEHVRTVAEGHAVNGGPRVSGWLAQRPARPADHGFVDETPQPLAG; via the coding sequence CTGCGTAGTCGTACCGGGCAAGGTCGAGGGCCGTGCCTCCTTTCCTTCCGTGAGGAAGCCGCATCCTGGCTCAGTCGACTTGGTTCCGATCAGTGGAGCCGCCCGTACCCGGCAGACCGCTTGCTGGCCACCATCGAAGCCGGGACTGTGTTCATGGTTCGGGATGGCGAGGCACCTGCGGCGACGATCACTCTGACGTCTGAGGCGGAAGATGGGCTCTGGTCTGACGATGAGCTGAACGAGCCCTCGATGTTCGTCAACAAGCTCACGGTCTCTCGTGAGCACGCCGGCCAGGACATAGGCGGCAGGCTCCTCGACTGGGCAGGTGACCGTGCCTACCGATCAGCGGCGAAGTGGCTGCGGTTGGACGCGTGGACGGCCAATGACGCTCTTCAGCGCTACTACCTCAGGCATAGGTTCGAGCATGTTCGGACCGTTGCCGAAGGTCACGCCGTGAATGGCGGGCCACGAGTCTCGGGATGGCTTGCGCAGCGCCCTGCACGGCCAGCCGATCACGGCTTCGTGGACGAGACTCCGCAGCCCCTCGCAGGGTGA